The following proteins are encoded in a genomic region of Dermatophagoides farinae isolate YC_2012a chromosome 8, ASM2471394v1, whole genome shotgun sequence:
- the Ntan1 gene encoding N-terminal amidohydrolase 1, translating into MLLVDFNFIENFNEIKTTDQLYERYPNLSILPSSFVSSLQNVEIYNARKSRLLYVMQHEYAIVNAESANIDTILTDDMTTCVAGVLRSHQTSAICLCHFDHIKQDVDLKKFQKICHQMSIVKTRLNDDHHNQDNGFDLFIIGGYKDEQNISDRLVLNVLNMFNQINPYLFHIRWIYCGATNTSWQSSRYAKPKLYGVAINVNDCQIQNALLARPLPIDVPMYDIRSLYISLNGSSEYMSIYDSQDELLQIPVLHIKRCYFSHAAKLYFEKILKFSDQEILNNFSTSPMVEPEHFVPEKRQLFQILYDHIRNFGYDSSDQFVKRYFPQLQPRMFRLESNVNEKEYNNPNDENDTTTIHLKSRYHGDLSPSSSAIKNQYIWREIFHDN; encoded by the exons atgTTACTAGtcgattttaatttcatcgaaaatttcaatgaaattaaaaccaCTGATCAGCTATATGAACGTTATCCAAATTTATCT aTATTACCTAGCTcatttgtatcatcattacaaaatGTAGAGATATATAATGCACGAAAAAGTCGTCTATTGTATGTAATGCAACATGAATATGCTATTGTCAACGCGGAAAGTG CAAACATCGATACAATTTTAACCGATGATATGACAACATGTGTTGCTGGAGTACTACGTTCACATCAAACATCTGCCATATGTCTttgtcattttgatcatatcAAACAAGatgttgatttgaaaaaatttcaaaaaatttgtcatcaaatGTCCATCGTAAAAACGAGATTAAATGATGACCACCATAATCAAGATAATggttttgatttattcattattggtGGCTATaaagatgaacaaaacaTATCTGATCGATTAGTTTTAAATGTACTGAATatgttcaatcaaataaatccaTATCTATTTCATATTCGCTGGATTTATTGTGGTGCAACAAATACATCGTGGCAATCATCGAGATATGCTAAACCTAAATTGTACGGTGTAGCAATCAATGTTAATGAttgtcaaattcaaaatgcaTTATTAGCTCGACCATTACCGATCGATGTACCAATGTATGATATTCGTAGTTTGTATATATCGCTAAATGGTTCATCAGAATACATGTCCATCTACGATTCACAAGACGAACTACTGCAAATACCGGTATTGCATATAAAACGTTGTTATTTTAGTCATGCGGCAAAactttattttgaaaaaatattaaaatttaGTGATCAAGAAATTTTAAAT AATTTTTCCACATCACCAATGGTTGAACCAGAACATTTTGTACCAGAAAAACGTCAATTATTTCAAATCCTATATGACCATATTCGCAATTTTGGTTATGATTCCAGTGATCAATTTGTAAAGCGATATTTTCCACAACTACAACCACGAATGTTTCGACTTGAATCGAacgtgaatgaaaaagaatacaACAACCCAAACGACGAAAATGATACGACGACAATACATTTGAAATCTCGTTACCATGGTGATttgtcaccatcatcatcagcaattaaaaatcaatatatttggAGAGAAATTTTCCATGATAATtaa
- the LOC124496146 gene encoding uncharacterized protein LOC124496146, producing the protein MLEEEKFLVKSPNESTRLPMISVGQFITEQLLKQQQQQTIAVIDATDIHGNGIQITCGELDRKIRQQAARFLAIGLEKNDLVVMFADNSLDYLISMFALMYLGITFSPLTPASGCFEFIGQIEDSQATTLWIDGKRLPIVEKAIRERTSIRELLRFLFICDDVDESILSEMKQYPIQIIANMRELDNEILERVPYFDTSPNDYLMIIYTSGSTGLPKGAIHTQTSVLASTFIFRPQQMGIRYLMWYPFGHVSGIFATLKTLCWGQTLILEQCCQLPRMLLDVERYQATQMPIAPSQAIDLLNHDHHRQFNLQSLKVISFAGAKIPADTLEQIKSKYQVKISELYGSTEMMGSVVQPAHQVISPGSVGVPQSNNEMKIIDIETKENLPAFQQGEICFRGPARFLGYLRNLRATDEVIDSNGWYHTGDIGYYDDNGHLYVVDRIKALIKFRYWSISPAEIELFLQQHPAIDNVCVVGVKHLTEGHIIRAYVQMKKGNQISEQELLQYTRENLGFQKQLRGGVRFVDQIRRTAIGKVDRQYYNRLNEGQILADPVID; encoded by the coding sequence ATGttggaagaagaaaaatttctcgTCAAATCACCAAATGAATCTACCCGATTACCTATGATTAGTGTTGGTCAATTTATAACGGAACAATTATTgaagcaacagcaacaacaaacaatagcCGTAATCGATGCGACAGACATTCATGGAAATGGCATTCAAATCACATGTGGAGAACTAGATCGAAAAATTCGACAACAAGCTGCGCGATTCTTGGCCATTGGTCTCGAGAAAAATGATCTTGTCGTTATGTTTGCCGACAATTCTCTCGATTATCTTATTTCAATGTTTGCATTAATGTATTTGGGCATAACATTTTCACCACTTACACCAGCTAGTggttgttttgaatttattggcCAAATTGAAGATTCACAAGCAACAACATTATGGATTGATGGAAAACGTTTACCGATTGTCGAGAAAGCTATTCGTGAACGCACGTCGATTAGAGAATTGTTGAGATTCTTATTCATTTGTGATGATGTAGATGAATCGATTCTATccgaaatgaaacaatatcCAATACAAATTATTGCAAATATGAGAGAACTagacaatgaaattttagAACGAGTTCCATATTTCGATACATCGCCCAATGACTATCTAATGATAATCTATACATCTGGCAGTACTGGTTTACCAAAAGGTGCTATTCACACACAGACAAGTGTTTTGGCATCGACATTCATATTTCGACCACAACAAATGGGAATTCGTTATCTAATGTGGTATCCATTTGGACATGTATCTGGTATTTTCGCTACATTGAAAACCCTGTGTTGGGGACAAACATTAATATTGGAACAATGTTGTCAATTACCGCGAATGTTACTAGATGTTGAACGATATCAAGCAACACAGATGCCAATTGCCCCGAGCCAAGCAATAGATTTGctaaatcatgatcatcatcggcaaTTCAATCTTCAATCATTGAAAGTTATTTCGTTTGCAGGAGCAAAAATTCCAGCCGATACACTTGAACAAATTAAAAGTAAATATCAAGTGAAAATATCCGAATTATATGGTTCAACCGAAATGATGGGAAGTGTTGTGCAACCTGCGCATCAGGTGATTTCACCTGGATCGGTAGGTGTTCCACAAtcgaataatgaaatgaaaatcatagATATCGAAACGAAGGAAAATTTGCCAGCATTTCAACAAGGTGAGATTTGTTTTCGTGGACCAGCTAGATTTCTTGGTTATCTACGAAATCTTAGGGCAACTGATGAAGTGATCGATTCAAATGGATGGTATCATACTGGTGATATTGGTtactatgatgataatggccatTTGTACGTCGTGGATCGAATCAAAGCATTGATTAAATTTCGTTATTGGTCAATATCACCGgctgaaattgaattgtttctTCAACAACATCCAGCTATCGATAACGTATGCGTTGTCGGTGTGAAACATCTGACAGAAGGACACATTATACGAGCCTAtgtacaaatgaaaaaaggaAATCAAATTTCCGAACAAGAATTGTTACAATACACCAGAGAGAATTTGGGCTTTCAAAAACAACTTCGCGGTGGTGTACGATTTGTCGATCAAATTCGTCGTACTGCTATTGGAAAAGTTGATAGGCAATATTATAATCGTTTGAATGAAGGACAAATATTAGCTGATCCAGTTATCGATTGA
- the LOC124496147 gene encoding uncharacterized protein LOC124496147 — MAPPFPEQDDETIVPLGQYLFGDQIDDSFRDKIFLTEGKTGKQITYGQLEQQAQSLAKSMLSLLGIEPDDICAIMGDSSIQYVTIISACLLLNVPYTSIAAVFSSFYLGQQLDRTQAKCLFIARYHYPKLERLLQQKQYSHYKNRLKVVIFENDQSDNPIGGYSTIEKLITAFQDSGENNNRIKTTVPYFSKSLDSTVTIVFTSGSTGIPKGACHTHRTILNNMIHLKRFEAMKPYHRLPTLLSYPVGHLSGNSLLFFLMATQTPIILLDYSQIDRLFETIEKYHVGQVYGASSVMNLLAKNHRGHDISNIRLVMAGGSKLSSGTADILFHQLGIKILDAYGSTECIFISANDRLDRVPDNVGQVLGCYQMKLMDLVTKETITSPGKSGEICLCGSSMFREYYNNPEEMKRAFDDDGWFHTGDIGQLDLQGNLRIVDRIKELIKYNGYSVFPADIECCLMNHPAVTAIVVVPVKHRKYNQVPRAYVIINEDQITIKELETYANENLGYHQRLRGGIIQIHDKQLESTSMGKVDRQYYKRFCADECLDFIDD, encoded by the exons ATGGCACCACCATTTCCAgaacaagatgatgaaactATTGTACCATTGGGTCAATATTTATTTGGTGATCAAATCGATGATAGTTTTCGTGATAAAATCTTTCTG aCAGAAGGTAAAACTGGAAAACAAATAACCTATGGTCAATTGGAACAACAGGCACAGTCATTAGCGAAATCAATGTTATCACTGTTGGGTATTGAACCAGATGATATATGTGCAATAATGGGTGATAGTTCTATCCAATATGTGACCATTATTAGTGCTTGTTTGCTATTGAATGTTCCATATACATCGATTGCAGCtgtattttcatcattctatCTTGGTCAACAATTGGATCGGACACAGGCTAAATGTTTGTTCATAGCACGTTATCATTATCCAAAACTTGAACGTTTATTGCAACAAAAGCAATATTCTCATTATAAAAACCGATTAAAAGTGGTGATATTCGAAAATGATCAATCTGATAATCCGATCGGTGGATATAGTACAATcgaaaaattaattacaGCTTTTCAGGATTCTGgtgaaaacaacaatcgaatcaaaaccACAGTACCATATTTTTCTAAATCGCTAGATTCAACCGTAACAATAGTTTTTACATCTGGATCAACAGGCATTCCAAAAGGTGCTTGCCATACACATCGAACGATTCTGAACAatatgattcatttgaaacgATTCGAAGCAATGAAACCATATCATCGTTTaccaacattattatcatatccAGTCGGGCATCTAAGTGGAAAtagtttattattttttttgatggccACACAAACACCGATAATACTGTTGGATTATTcacaaattgatcgattgtttgaaacaatagaaaaatatCATGTTGGTCAAGTATATGGTGCATCCAGTGTTATGAATTTATTGGCCAAAAATCACCGAGGACATGATATTTCAAATATTCGTTTAGTAATGGCTGGTGGATCAAAATTATCGAGCGGTACGGCTGATATTTTGTTCCATCAGCTTGgtataaaaattttggatG CATATGGATCAACTGAATGCATATTCATTTCAGCGAATGATCGTTTAGATCGAGTGCCGGATAATGTGGGCCAAGTACTTGGTTGTTATCAAATGAAACTGATGGATCTAGTGACTAAAGAAACCATCACATCACCGGGTAAATCCGGTGAAATTTGCTTGTGTGGTTCAAGCATGTTTCGTgaatattataataatccagaagaaatgaaacgtgctttcgatgatgatggttggttTCATACTGGTGATATTGGCCAATTAGATTTGCAAGGAAACTTGAGAATTGTTGATCGAATCAAAGAATTAATCAAATACAATGGCTATTCAGTGTTTCCAGCCGATATTGAATGCTGCCTGATGAATCATCCAGCTGTTACAGCAATAGTGGTAGTACCGGTTAAACATCGTAAATATAATCAGGTTCCAAGAGCATATGTCATAATAAATGAGGATCAGATCACGATCAAAGAATTGGAAACATATGCCAATG AAAACCTTGGCTATCATCAACGATTACGTGGTGGTATAATTCAAATCCATGATAAACAACTTGAATCTACATCAATGGGCAAAGTGGACAGACAATACTATAAACGTTTTTGTGCTGATGAATGTCTGGATTTTATCGACGATTAA
- the LOC124496143 gene encoding uncharacterized protein LOC124496143: MDDTLRIDGSNHSHENNDQTFSMQDMFASLQISDVTSTSSGDANVSSLHGQRQQHSRSGDFFTGSSFNCCNFNDHAQFESSVPMLTATPCNDQDYPFLHKIFHTLCANQDFINFGFFNGNTSPEHDSHLSQQMSKSKSVLYHLIIKQLAQDGYGQIAHELSNKMTDLNDTSIFPQRTLHELFNILFYIEIRSKSDERFFNFLNWFFANSVDGGFFSSQSSLVNNTSNTWSGSMSSIQPFRRIGAAAGGGGSGANLSNPPIYRPLDSSSVIYETESDGTMSLPLNNASVGEAKQLQVAYKFGQIGTEPGCLDTPHGFCLGVNDDIVIADTNNHRICVFAFNGKFKFSFGEYGIEHGKLHQPRKIAMLPPAILRPEDSNPVFIVCDRGTKRSRMQMFSLDGHYIRLIDMPPMDIVSGLTTTQDRRIIVVDSVRSGLIVMDEFGGLLNWFTCSPYMMEPSDITFHNKHFYICDFKGHNICVFNAHGVLVRRLSAKMLRFPNGIDISDCGDIICGDSHGNRFHISVFNEQGQLLGDHDCPYVKVSRCCGLRLSADGFIVTLAKNNNHAVVLNSISVRTTTTAIDVSNSVSNTSHQS, translated from the exons atggacgATACGCTAAGAATTGATGGTTCCAATCATTctcatgaaaataatgatcaaacatTTTCGATGCAAGATATGTTTGCTTCGTTACAGATATCCGATGTGACCAGTACAAGTAGTGGTGATGCCaatgtatcatcattacacggacaacgacaacaacattccCGTTCTGGAGATTTTTTTactggatcatcatttaattgtTGCAATTTCAACGATCATGCtcaatttgaatcatctGTACCAATGTTGACGGCAACGCCATGCAATGATCAGGATTATCCATTTTTGCATAAAATATTTCATACCTTATGTGCTAATCaagatttcatcaattttggttttttcaatGGCAATACATCTCCGGAACATGACTCACATTTATCACAACAAatgtcaaaatcaaaatccgTTCTCTATCACTTGATTATCAAACAATTGGCTCAGGATGGCTATGGACAAATAGCACATGAATTGTCGAACAAAATGACTGATTTGAATGATACGTCGATTTTTCCACAACGCACTTTGCACGAATTGttcaacattttgttttacatTGAAATTCGTAGCAAGTCGGATGaaagatttttcaattttttaaattggtTTTTCGCAAACAGCGTAGACGGtggctttttttcttcacaatcCTCTTTGGTGAACAACACATCCAACACTTGGTCTGGATCAATGTCATCGATTCAACCATTTAGACGAATCGGTGCtgctgctggtggtggtggtagtggagCCAATTTATCGAATCCACCTATCTATCGTCCAttggattcatcatcagtcaTCTATGAAACAGAATCGGATGGAACAATGTCATTGCCATTGAATAATGCTAGTGTTGGAGAAGCAAAACAACTACAAGTGGCTTATAAATTTGGTCAAATTGGTACTGAACCCGGTTGTTTAGATACACCACATGGATTTTGTCTTGGCGTTAACGATGATATTGTTATTGCCGATACAAACAATCATCGAATTTGTGTGTTTGCCTTTAATgggaaattcaaatttagtTTCGGCGAATATGGCATTGAACATGGAAAACTTCATCAACCAAGAAAG ATTGCAATGTTACCACCAGCCATTTTACGTCCCGAAGATTCTAATCCTGTATTTATAGTTTGTGATCGTGGCACAAAACGTTCTCGAATGCAAATGTTCTCTTTGGATGGTCATTACATTCGTTTAATCGATATGCCACCGATGGATATTGTAAGCGGCTTGACTACCACACAAGATCGCCgtattattgttgtcgacTCGGTTCGTTCTGGTTTGATTGTTATGGATGAATTTGGTGGCCTTTTGAATTGGTTTACTTGTTCACCATATATGATGGAACCGTCGGATATTACATTCCATAACAAACATTTCTACATATGTGATTTTAAAGGTCATAATATTTGTGTCTTCAATGCACATGGTGTTTTGGTTCGCCGTCTTTCAGCAAAAATGCTTCGATTTCCTAATGGCATTGATATATCGGACTGTGGTGATATTATCTGCGGTGATTCACATGGCAATCGATTTCATATTTCAGTATTCAATGAACAAGGTCAACTACTTGGCGATCATGATTGTCCATATGTAAAAGTATCACGATGTTGTGGACTTCGATTATCGGCCGATGGTTTTATCGTTACATTGgctaaaaataataatcatgctGTTGTTTTGAATTCTATCAGCgttagaacaacaacaacagcaattgATGTTTCTAACAGTGTTAGCAACACTTCACATCAATCATGA
- the LOC124496127 gene encoding saccharopine dehydrogenase-like oxidoreductase: MTSTKEFDVIIFGATGFTGFYVLRELLLSLEQRNHEYQNLKWAIAGRNEQKMSIKLNEVGNELNKNLTDVTKIVADVSNSNSLLEMARRSRLIINCVGPYCHYGRPVVQACVDAGTHHIDISGEPNYIEAMAIDYHHQAKEKGIIILSTCGWDSIPCDLGVHFTKQQFLGRLHSVETFVTTIPGSEGYKINTGTLNSAINGYRTMNQLRAIRRRLYAEVLTKKIPKSRTVLKRKIAPFTRSEISGWNVEFPGSDRSVVQRTQYYNYEHFNEPPLQIQTYFTVGSFTHLIGLIVFAAMFALMTATSFGARLLSEYPEFFTAGAFSKKGPSRTQIESTRFRTTIIGRGWSKRVLEQQQNKDDIDVEPDEEPDETIMVQVSGKDPGYMATSTCLVQAGLTILMESDKIPKGVLTPASAFRNTQLLERLRERDFKIDVVQSIGN, from the exons ATGACATCGACCAAAGAATTTGATGTAATCATTTTTGGTGCTACTGGTTTCACTGGATTCTATGTACTTCGTGAATTGTTGCTTTCGTTGGAACAACGTAACCATGaatatcaaaatttaaaatgggCAATCGCTGGTcgtaatgaacaaaaaatgtcaataaaattaaatgaagttggtaatgaattgaataaaaatcttaCAGATGTGACAAAAATTGTGGCTGATGTttcgaattcaaattcattactGGAAATGGCTCGACGTTCAcgtttgattatcaattgtgTTGGACCATATTGTCATTATGGACGTCCTGTAGTACAAGCTTGTGTCGATGCAGGTACACATCATATTGATATTTCTGGTGAACCAAATTATATCGAAGCAATGGctattgattatcatcatcaagccaAAGAGAAAGgaataattattttatcaaCATGTGGATGGGATTCTATTCCTTGTGACCTTGGTGTTCATTTCactaaacaacaatttcTTGGACGTTTACATTCGGTTGAAACGTTTGTTACTACGATTCCAGGCTCAGAAGGATATAAAATCAATACCGGTACATTGAATTCAGCGATTAATGGATATCGAACCATGAATCAATTGCGAGCTATTCGTCGAAGACTTTATGCTGAAGtattgacgaaaaaaattccaaaaagtCGTACAGTTCTTAAACGAAa aATTGCTCCATTCACCCGTTCTGAAATATCCGGATGGAATGTTGAATTTCCTGGAAGTGATCGTTCAGTGGTTCAACGTACCCAATACTATAATTATGAACATTTCAATGAACCACCATTGCAGATACAAACCTATTTCACGGTTGGATCATTTACTCATTTGATTGGCTTAATTGTTTTTGCAGCTATGTTTGCCCTGATGACAGCTACATCGTTTGGTGCACGATTATTATCCGAATATCCAGAATTTTTCACAGCCGGTGCTTTTAGTAAAAAAGGCCCATCACGTACACAAATTGAATCGACTCGTTTTCGTACTACGATTATTGGTCGTGGATGGTCGAAACGAGtattggaacaacaacaaaataaagatgatattgatgttgaACCAGACGAGGAACCTGATGAAACAATTATGGTACAAGTTTCTGGTAAAGACCCCGGTTATATGGCAACATCAACTTGTTTGGTTCAAGCGGGTCTCACCATACTGATGGAATCGGATAAAATTCCGAAAGGGGTATTGACACCGGCATCAGCATTTCGTAATACCCAGCTATTAGAACGTCTCCGTGAAAGagattttaaaattgatgtcgttcaatcaattggaaattga
- the LOC124496128 gene encoding uncharacterized protein LOC124496128, which produces MPQKFQPKIRTDKRLRLEIDELLADVNDFMWLWHGWPIWIYRKLKYAPNTISANDRQQIKRLLTDQIPDPEQLSFVRRMIETQLPESDERKNRIEKLDRAISNTEHGRSFLIELLQKIDDLLGPQKPQSMELAHFNDLELQSQSMDNGSSSNKYVATSWKSLTEIFTKKPRSFRSRQFIELLMMKNIAKVQDVSAAATAAYAAETTTTTTIKKSNYVEKKN; this is translated from the coding sequence ATGCCgcaaaaatttcaaccaaaaaTCCGTACGGATAAAAGATTACGATtagaaattgatgaattattggCGGATGTTAATGATTTTATGTGGCTGTGGCATGGATGGCCAATTTGGATTTATCGTAAATTGAAGTATGCACCGAATACAATATCTGCGAATGACCGGCAACAAATTAAACGATTATTAACCGATCAGATACCCGATCCTgaacaattatcatttgttcgTCGTATGATTGAAACACAGCTGCCTGAAAGTGATGAACGCAAAAATCGTATCGAAAAATTGGATCGTGCCATTTCCAACACTGAACATGGTCGATCATTTCTAATTGAATTGCTACAGaagattgatgatttattggGACCACAAAAACCACAATCAATGGAACTAGCTCATTTCAATGATCTAGAATTGCAATCACAATCGATGGacaatggatcatcatcaaataaatatgTTGCAACAAGTTGGAAATCATTGACAGAAATTTTCACTAAAAAACCACGATCATTTCGCAGTCGacaatttattgaattattgatgatgaaaaatattgcaAAAGTTCAAGATgtttctgctgctgctactgctgctTATGCGGCAGAAACGAccacgacgacaacgataaagaaatcaaattatgttgagaaaaaaaattga